A window from Vanessa atalanta chromosome 18, ilVanAtal1.2, whole genome shotgun sequence encodes these proteins:
- the LOC125070959 gene encoding zinc carboxypeptidase-like, whose amino-acid sequence MIFLNKFLFLILLVPFVSCEKFRFNNYTLYRISPENDQHYKLLQDIQNTDVRFDFWSDPTPLLDFVTVLSSPEDKDDLEEILRGNKMKYEVTMQNIQEAIDKETVESYTRSNNISMSWNTYYTLDSINSWLANLITAYPGIAGMIIGGRSYEGRDIKGLKISHGSGRRAIFIEGGIHSREWISPSSACYIINELLTSNDPATRAAARDYDWYIFPVTNPDGYVWTHEQFRLWRKNRRPIGTAVGVDLNRNWNNNWLVSGASVNPASDIYAGPGPFSEPETLSLSEYIRSMGDRIDLYLSIHSFSQLLLIPFGNSTAAYANYHDAMNIGRRAMGALSVRYGTQYITGNIAEAIYQATGGSVDWVKEQLKVPLVYCYELRDRGTFGFLLPTDQIRPNNEEVMDSLLEMIHQAKRFGYMNSSNGLHGSLFLCFLALIIKMFH is encoded by the exons ATGATAttcttaaataagtttttatttttaattttgcttgtACCGTTTGTTTCGTGTGAAAAGTTTCGTTTTAATAACTATACGCTGTATAGAATTTCTCCTGAAAATGATCAACACTACAAACTACTACAAGATATTCAAAATACTGATGTGAGATTTGATTTCTGGAGTGATCCGACACCTTTATTGGATTTCGTAACGGTATTGTCCAGTCCTGAAGACAAAGATGATTTAGAAGAAATTCTGCGgggaaataaaatgaaatatgagGTCACAATGCAAAACATCCAAGA AGCTATTGATAAGGAAACAGTGGAAAGTTATACACGCAGTAATAACATAAGTATGTCATGGAACACGTATTATACTCTTGATAGCATAAACTCTTGGTTAGCTAACTTAATAACAGCGTATCCAGGTATCGCTGGTATGATAATTGGAGGTAGATCTTATGAAGGAAGAGACATCAAGGGTCTTAAAATATCCCATGGATCAGGCAGAAGAGCAATTTTCATTGAAGGTGGCATACATTCTAGAGAATGGATTTCACCATCGTCCGCAtgctatataataaatgaacttTTAACTAGCAATGATCCAGCAACAAGAGCGGCTGCTCGTGACTACGACTGGTATATATTTCCAGTAACCAACCCTGATGGTTACGTCTGGACGCATGAACAG TTTCGTTTGTGGCGCAAAAACAGACGACCGATTGGCACTGCAGTTGGAGTCGACTTAAACAGAAACTGGAACAATAACTGGTTAG tgtCTGGTGCCAGTGTTAATCCTGCATCTGATATTTATGCCGGACCGGGACCATTTTCTGAACCAGAAACATTATCCCTGTCAGAATATATAAGATCTATGGGAGAtagaattgatttatatttatcaattcaCTCATTTAGTCAGTTATTATTGATACCATTTGGAAATTCAACAGCAGCTTACGCTAATTACCATGATGCA ATGAATATTGGAAGACGTGCGATGGGCGCACTCTCTGTTAGATACGGAACTCAATACATCACAGGAAATATCGCTGAGGCCATAT ATCAAGCAACAGGAGGTAGTGTGGATTGGGTCAAAGAACAGCTCAAAGTTCCTCTGGTATATTGTTACGAGCTACGTGACCGTGGCACGTTTGGTTTCCTCCTCCCAACGGATCAGATACGACCTAACAACGAGGAAGTCATGGATTCTTTGTTAGAAATGATCCATCAAGCTAAGAGATTCGGTTATATGAACAGCAGCAACGGCTTACACGGATCTCTATTCTTGTGTTTCTtagcattaattataaaaatgtttcattga